A region from the Marinobacter sp. SS13-12 genome encodes:
- a CDS encoding TRAP transporter permease, with amino-acid sequence MAERETGEPPVEVRDESISDAAERLDHRLIGPVIFWLAVGAALIHLYFNTLSTLSTLWTSALHFGLFGLICTLTNPMLKARSAASQRVVLGVDVVLGLVAMACAFYLILFEDDLYQRGVNFNIADWIVSIAAVVLILELARRTVGWFIPLLCVVALTYVAWWGQYVDGIFNFPGLSWETVLFRSYLGGQGMLGSIARISWTYVFMFILFGAFLVKSGAGDFIIELARCAAGRFVGGPGFVAVFSSGLMGSVSGSSVANTVSTGVITIPLMRKAGFPARFAAGVEAAASTGGQLMPPVMGAGAFIMASYTQVSYLTIIGVAALPALLYFLSVAMFVRIEAKRSHAVKLEDEEAPTLKEVMKDGWHFLLPLVVLIAALIYGFTPTYAAGIAILSVIVASRLSRHPMGFRDILDALAMGARNITTTAILLITVGLIVMVVSTTGIGNTFSLMITDWAGGSLVITILLVALASLILGMGLPVTAAYIVLATLSAPAIYNLIAQGQVLELLVNGNLPEQAKAIFMLAAPDKMELLNAPMDLATAQQLLAVVPDTFSTQLLEQALSPANLSMMLVAAHMIIFWLSQDSNVTPPVCLTAFAAAAIAGTPQMRTGFTAWKLAKGLYIVPLLFAYSPLITGDFTEMIRVFCFALFGIYAIIAGLEGYLEHKLHPVVRLLMFPIGALMLWPHGQVLLDGAGVVIFLAILIWSARRGRASPALEQQAVRAET; translated from the coding sequence GTGGCTGAGCGGGAAACGGGCGAACCTCCGGTGGAGGTTCGCGACGAAAGCATCAGCGATGCAGCCGAACGACTGGATCACCGGCTGATCGGGCCGGTGATCTTCTGGCTGGCTGTTGGCGCTGCATTGATTCACCTGTACTTCAACACCCTGTCCACACTGTCGACCCTGTGGACATCGGCGTTGCACTTTGGCCTGTTTGGTCTGATCTGCACCCTGACCAACCCGATGCTGAAGGCCCGCTCGGCTGCCAGTCAGCGGGTGGTGCTGGGCGTGGATGTGGTGCTTGGTCTGGTCGCAATGGCCTGCGCCTTTTACCTGATCCTCTTTGAGGATGACCTTTACCAGCGTGGCGTCAACTTCAATATCGCGGACTGGATTGTCTCCATCGCCGCAGTGGTATTGATTCTGGAGTTGGCCCGAAGGACCGTGGGCTGGTTCATTCCGCTGTTGTGTGTGGTGGCCCTGACCTATGTGGCCTGGTGGGGGCAGTATGTTGACGGTATTTTCAACTTTCCGGGTCTTTCATGGGAAACGGTGCTGTTCCGATCCTACCTCGGTGGCCAGGGCATGCTGGGCTCGATTGCACGGATATCCTGGACCTACGTGTTCATGTTTATCCTGTTCGGTGCCTTCCTCGTCAAATCCGGCGCTGGCGATTTTATCATTGAGCTGGCCCGCTGTGCTGCCGGCCGCTTTGTCGGTGGCCCTGGCTTTGTGGCGGTCTTTTCCTCGGGGCTGATGGGTTCGGTGTCCGGCTCCAGTGTCGCCAATACCGTGTCGACCGGTGTAATCACTATACCCCTGATGCGCAAGGCGGGCTTTCCGGCCCGTTTTGCTGCCGGTGTTGAGGCGGCGGCATCCACCGGTGGCCAGCTGATGCCTCCGGTGATGGGAGCCGGTGCATTTATCATGGCCTCTTACACCCAGGTCTCCTACCTGACCATCATTGGCGTGGCGGCGCTACCTGCGCTGCTGTACTTCCTCTCGGTGGCCATGTTCGTGCGGATTGAGGCGAAACGCAGCCACGCGGTCAAACTGGAAGACGAGGAAGCGCCCACTCTGAAGGAGGTGATGAAAGACGGCTGGCATTTTCTGTTGCCACTGGTCGTGCTGATCGCAGCACTGATTTACGGGTTCACGCCCACCTATGCTGCCGGCATCGCCATCCTTTCCGTGATCGTTGCGTCCCGTTTGTCCAGGCACCCTATGGGGTTTCGGGATATTCTGGATGCGCTGGCCATGGGCGCAAGAAACATAACCACCACCGCGATTTTGCTGATTACCGTTGGTCTGATCGTGATGGTGGTCTCCACCACGGGTATTGGAAATACCTTTTCGCTGATGATTACCGACTGGGCCGGAGGCAGCCTGGTTATCACAATTCTGCTTGTCGCCCTGGCATCACTGATTCTGGGTATGGGCTTGCCGGTTACAGCGGCTTACATCGTACTGGCGACTCTATCGGCACCCGCGATCTATAACCTGATTGCCCAGGGCCAGGTGCTGGAGTTGCTGGTGAATGGCAACCTGCCGGAACAGGCGAAAGCCATCTTCATGCTGGCAGCCCCGGACAAAATGGAACTGCTCAATGCGCCGATGGATCTGGCCACGGCTCAGCAGCTGCTGGCGGTGGTACCGGACACTTTCAGCACCCAACTGCTAGAACAGGCCCTTTCCCCGGCGAACCTGTCGATGATGCTGGTGGCTGCTCACATGATCATTTTCTGGTTGTCGCAGGACTCCAATGTGACACCGCCGGTCTGCCTGACCGCTTTCGCAGCCGCGGCGATTGCCGGTACACCGCAGATGCGTACCGGATTTACCGCCTGGAAGCTGGCCAAGGGCCTGTATATTGTGCCGCTACTGTTTGCCTATTCACCGCTGATTACCGGTGACTTTACCGAAATGATCCGGGTATTCTGTTTCGCCCTGTTTGGCATCTACGCCATTATTGCCGGGCTTGAGGGCTATCTGGAGCACAAGCTCCACCCGGTTGTGCGGCTGCTGATGTTCCCCATCGGGGCCCTCATGCTATGGCCCCACGGTCAGGTTCTGCTGGATGGAGCCGGGGTGGTGATATTTTTGGCAATTCTGATCTGGAGCGCTCGCCGAGGCAGGGCTTCGCCGGCATTGGAGCAGCAGGCTGTCCGGGCTGAAACATGA
- a CDS encoding sulfite exporter TauE/SafE family protein yields MTVIDVLALLALGGLAGFINVLSAGGSMLTLPLLMFLGLPPQVANGTNRVAITLQSIAAVGSFHRMGHGSLVVSLHLAVPAVVGSLLGAWVATWVADAVFEFVLVAAMIGASVFMLLPQPILDTRPLTPDRLGPVIYLAMFLIGVYGGFIQVGVGALFLVVLYRMLKIDLRQVNVFKVSIVLLYTVPALLIFAISDQVRWGMGLTLALGNITGAFIAVRVNLSDEGARWVKWITLVMVVAILVRLIVY; encoded by the coding sequence ATGACGGTCATTGATGTCCTGGCCCTGCTTGCGCTCGGCGGTCTTGCCGGCTTCATCAACGTATTGTCTGCCGGCGGATCGATGCTGACACTGCCGTTGCTTATGTTTCTGGGTTTGCCGCCCCAGGTGGCGAATGGCACCAACCGGGTCGCCATTACCCTGCAGAGCATCGCTGCAGTAGGCAGCTTCCATCGAATGGGGCATGGCAGCCTGGTGGTCAGCCTGCATCTCGCGGTACCAGCGGTCGTTGGTTCGCTGCTGGGAGCCTGGGTGGCCACCTGGGTGGCCGATGCAGTCTTCGAATTTGTGCTGGTGGCCGCCATGATCGGCGCCTCTGTGTTTATGCTGCTGCCCCAGCCAATACTGGACACCCGCCCGCTGACGCCGGACCGGCTTGGCCCTGTTATCTACCTGGCCATGTTCCTGATTGGGGTCTACGGCGGCTTCATACAGGTGGGCGTTGGCGCGCTTTTCCTGGTGGTTCTGTACCGAATGCTGAAAATTGACCTGCGCCAGGTGAACGTATTCAAGGTTTCCATAGTTTTGCTGTATACCGTGCCGGCGCTGCTGATTTTCGCCATCAGTGACCAGGTGCGGTGGGGTATGGGGCTGACGCTGGCTCTTGGCAATATCACCGGTGCATTCATTGCAGTTCGCGTCAATCTGAGTGACGAAGGCGCCAGGTGGGTCAAGTGGATCACCCTGGTGATGGTGGTGGCCATTCTGGTGCGGCTCATCGTTTATTAG